TGGGAAAAAATAGATACATGAAATGTTTTTTCTGGTTCGGGATTGGTCAAATAAATTTTCGCACTCGTAGGATCAAAATAAAAAGAAAAGCTATTTTTAGAATTATCCATATTTGAGGCTGTAGGACCCCAGATAGAATAGACCCACTCGGGATGGTCCACAAAAGGGTTTCGATTTTTTTGGATTTTAAAAACTGAATCATTACGCAATCTTTCTTTCGTACTCACTGGATCAAGTTCATGCCATTGTATAAAAAGTTGTTCTGCCCAAGAAGCAAGATCGCCATTCTGATAAACCGGGCTCTGCCAAGAGGGAATTCTGTCCATATAACGAACAGTAACGTAAAAAAATATCCTTGCGACATCACCTTTAAAACTATCAATAGGCATGAAAACAGTACCTGAGTATCCACTGCCAGAAAATGGGCCCAATTTACTTCCATTCATCGAAACCCATGTAGCCGATGCAATATTGCCATAGGGATAGTTCCCTCGTTTATTATTGACATAACCATCGGTGGGTAAAACCATATAAAGATCAGTATACATAGGTGAAGCATCGTTGAACCAACTCGATGGTACAACGTGTTCGCGATTATAACAGTCACCTTCACTATTATAGTTGCCACACTGGTTGGTTATAGGAGTGTACTCATAAGGAGGTGTACCACCAGGGATGTCGGAATAGATGTCCCAAATCTTACCATTAGGCTTTACATCCGTACGCGTATATGCTTGCCACAAGGCAGAATATGACAAAACCTGCACATTAGAAGAAATAATATTGTGCAAAGCAAGTTTTAGTGATTCTCCTGTCAATCCTTCCGCTGGATCGTAATAACCAGCAGGGATTTGAGATATTATCCATAAACTCAAAAAAAGAAAAATGGGCATCAATAATTTCATATGTGTATTTTTGCAAAGTTATCATCAAATTAGTAACATATGGATGTTTTACGATGGGCTTTACTCGAATGGGACGTTAAATGGAAAGACCCTTTTGCAAATTTTAAGATCGTAGAAAAAATTTTACCTCAACTTAGAGATTATACCGATATTGTTTCGATGCCAGAAATGTTTGCAACTGGTTTTGTTAGAGACCCTTCAGATATTGCTGATACTCCTGACGGTGTTATCGTCTCGTGGTTAAAAGAGAAAGCGAACGAGTTTCAGCTTTGCCTGACTGGTACTGCAGCTATTAAGGATGGAGACTTAATATATAATCGTCTCATTTTTGTAACTCCCTATGGAAAACTCTTTACTTACGACAAAAAGCATCTTTTCCGAATGGCCGGTGAACACAAAAAATATGGTAGTGGATCTCAATCCACTATTTTTAATTATCATGACTGGAAAATTAAACCCCTTATTTGTTATGATTTACGTTTTCCTGTATGGGCTCGAAATAAATTTGTAAATAATGAATACGAATACGACATTCTTTTTTATCCAGCTAATTGGCCTACAAGTCGTATTCACATTTGGGAAACATTGCTCAAAGCTAGGTCGATTGAAAATATGGCAATAACTATTGGCATCAACAGAACTGGTGTAGATGGAAATGGCTGGGAATATTGCGGAAAATCAACAGCTTGCTTTCCTGACGGAACAGAACTAGATGCTTTAGTTTTGAAATCAGACGATATCACAGCTAAAATTTACTCTTTGAACTACAATGCTTTGAAACAATTTCGTGAAAGTTTTCCTGTAGCACTTGATTGGGATTCATTTAGCATCATCAATACATGAGAAAAAAAATCTTGGTTACCGGAGGAGCTGGTTTTCTAGGCTCCCATCTTTGCGAGAAATTGCTCAACGATGGGCACGAAGTCATATGTCTTGATAATTATTTTACGGGTTCCAAGGAGAACATCTTACACTTGATGAACAATCCTTTTTTTGAACTCATACGTCACGATGTCATTAATCCCATTTTTTTAGAAGTTGATGAGATTTATCATCTTGCTTGTCCAGCATCTCCCATTCACTATCAATATAACCCTATCAAAACTATAAAGACTTCTGTCATGGGAGCCATCAACATGTTAGGTTTGGCAAAAAGAATTAAAGCCAAAATTCTTCAGGCAAGTACTAGCGAAGTATATGGTGATCCAACTATCCATCCCCAAGTTGAAGAATACTGGGGCAATGTTAATCCTATCGGACCTCGTTCTTGCTACGACGAAGGAAAACGCTGTGCTGAATCGCTCTTTCTAAACTACCACAAACAAAATGGCGTTCGTATCAAAATTGCACGAATATTTAATACGTATGGTCCCAGAATGCACCCTAACGACGGCCGTGTCGTATCAAATTTCATCATTCAAGCTCTAAAAAACGAAGACATTACCGTTTACGGGGATGGAATGCAAACCAGAAGCTTCTGTTTTGTTGATGATATGGTCGATGGGTTAATTAAACTGATGAATACATCCGATGAAATAATTGGACCCATTAATTTGGGAAATCCTGTCGAAATTAGCATACTTCATTTGGCACATCTGATCATTGAACTCACATCATCACGTTCTAAAATACGTTTTGAACCAAAACCCGAAGACGATCCTATTCAGCGGCAACCTGACATTACAAAAGCAAAAACATTACTCAATTGGGAACCTTCCACACCTCTTCGGGAAGGTCTTTTAAAAACCATTGACTATTTTAGAAATAAAATATGAACGTAGAAAAAATTCTAGTTTTAGGGGCAGATGGACAATTAGGAAGTAAACTGAAACAATTGCATTCATTTTTTTCACCACATGTATTTTTCTTTCGCGACCTTCCAGAATTAGATATAACCCAAAAAAGCAATTTGATCTCTGAAGTCGAGAGGCTTTCCCCTAGTATTATCATTAATGCTGCAGCCTACACCAATGTAGACCAAGCTGAAATAGAAAAAGAAAAAGCATTTCTTGTAAACGCTTATGCTGTCGAAAACATTTCTAAGATTTGTGAAGAACATCATATTTTTCTCATTCATATTTCTACCGACTATGTCTTCGATGGAAAAAAATCAACACCTTACGATGAAACTGATCCTGTTAACCCAAAATCTGTCTATGGACAAAGTAAACTGGAAGGTGAACTTCTCATGAAAAAAATTCTTTCCCGCGGTGTTATCATCCGTACTTCGTGGCTATACAACGAAACAGGTCATAATTTTGTAAGAACAATACTAAAACTCTCTCAAGAAAAATCCTTTTTGCAAGTGGTCTATGATCAGATAGGCACCCCTACTTGGGCAGAAGACTTGGCCCGAATATGTTTGCACGTAGCCTTCCACAAAGAAAAAATACAAAGTGTTGAAATTTTCCACTATTCCAACGAGGGCGTAGCATCATGGTACGACTTTGCTCAAGAAATACTATTTCAAAAACAAATTAACATCCCTATTATTCCTATTCGTACGTCACAAATGCCTCGTCCTGCCCCGAGGCCCTCATTCAGCGTTTTAAGCAAAGAAAAATTGAAAGCATTTTTCAACATCGTTATCCCTTATTGGAAAGATAGTTTATCTTTGTGTCTGAAAAATATGAATGAACCGTATGGAAAATTATCTGGATAAAGTTCAGCACTGGTTGAATGGCCCTTACGATGAGGAAACAAAAACACAAATCTTATATCTACAAAATAATAAACCAGAAGAACTTAAAGAAGCTTTTTCAGAAGAACTGGAGTTTGGAACGGGAGGGCTTCGTGGAATTATGGGTGTTGGACCCAATCGAATGAACAAATATACTGTCGGTGCTGCCACACAAGGATTGGCTAATTTTCTTAAAAAACAATACCCTAATCAATCTATTGCTGTAGCCATTTCGTACGACAGCAGAAACAACAGCAAATTTTTTGCTGAACTCGCTGCTTCGATACTTTCGGCAAATGGAATCAAAGTTTTTATGTTTAACGAACTTCGTCCAACCCCAGAACTCTCGTTTACTGTTCGTTATTTTTACTGCAAAGCAGGCATTATGATCACAGCTTCGCATAACCCACCTGAGTACAATGGTTACAAAGTTTATGGAGAAGATGGAGGACAAGTGGTATCACCCTACGATCAAATGATCATTAACGAAGTGAGAGCCATTACTTCTCCTGATCAGATTAACTTCACACCAGATTCATCTCTTATTCACATACTTGATAATAATTTTGATACATTTTATATACAAGCTATACGTAAATCCATTCTCCAGCCTGATGTTATCAAGAAAAAATCTGATCTATCCATTGTTTATACGCCTTTGCATGGAACTGGATATCGTCTTATGGAGGAAGCTCTTAAAGACATTGGATTCACTAATGTTTTTGTTGTACCCGAACAAGCCGTTATTGACGGTAATTTTCCAACTGTCAAATATCCTAATCCTGAAGATCCCGAAGCTATGCAACTAGCCATCGAATATGCCAAACAAAGAAATGCTGATCTCGTAATAGCTTCGGACCCTGATGCAGATCGACTGGGTGTAGGGATTAAAACTTCCGACGGAAATTACTTATTGCTCAACGGTAATCAGATTGCAACAATTCTTCTCTACTATACTCTTTCAACTAAGAAAAGCAAAAACGAGCTCCCTCCTCATGGCATGATCATTAAGACCATCGTAACTACTGAGCTTATCAGAGAGATTGCAAAGGATTTTAATGTAAAAATGTACGATGTCCTGACCGGCTTTAAATACATAGCAGAAATTATTCGAAAAAAAGAAGGGGAAGAATTATTTTTGGGGGGATGCGAAGAAAGTTATGGTTATCTGGGTAATGATATGATCCGTGATAAAGACGGTATCATGGCAGGGTGTATGATAGCTGAAGTTGCAGCTTATTGTGCTTTGCAGAATAAAACTTTACTCGATTATCTCAATGATATTTACGAAAAATACGGATTCTACATGGAAGAGCAAGTATCTCTAACCAAAAAAGGTTTACAAGGGAAAGAAGAAATCAAAGCTATGATGGAAAAACTTAGACAAAATCCTCCTCAAACCATAGCATCTAAACAGGTTATTAAAATTAAGGATTTCCTTACACGAGAAGAAGTGGATTTGCCTTCCAAAAACATTCAAACTATTTCACTACCCAAATCCAATGTTCTTCAATACTTCCTAGATGATGAAAGCAAAATAACTGTAAGACCTTCAGGAACAGAACCCAAGATTAAGTTTTATTTCGAAGTCAAGATCCATCCTTTCTCAACAGAAGCTAAAACTCTTGCTCACCAAAAGATCAATGTTTTAAAGGAATTTTTCCTGGAATTATGAAAATTGTAAGCATATTGTTAATTTCCATTTTTACTACAATCTTCCTCCTAGGACAAGGAGAATTTAAACCTGATGGAAGCAAGAAAGCTGCTCGTGGTTACTTTAAATACCAAAATTTTAGATTTTCACTTAAAGAATACGAAGAACTACTTAAAAAAGATTCTTTCAACATTGAGTATCGGTACAAAGTTGCTCAATGTTATCTCTATACCAATATCGACAAAAACAAAGCCATTAATCATCTAGAATGGGTGGTAAAGCAACCCAAAGCAGATCCTAATGCATGGTATGATTTGGGCCGAGCTTATCAGCTTTCTTACAGATTCGATGATGCAAAACGAGCTTTCCAGAAATTTATTAGCCTTACCGACAAAGATAACAATTACATTCCTGCCAAAAAGCAAATAGAACAATGTGATCATGCCAAAAAACTCATGGAAAAACCACTACAGATACAATTTGAATTGCTTCCAACTCCCATTAATTCACCAAGTCCTGATTACAACCCTTATATTTCCGCTGATGAAAATTTGCTGGTGTTTACATCGAAACGACAGGGAAATATTGGTAACTTCATGGATTATGATGGCTTTCTGACACCTGATATTTACATCTCTCGTAAGGAAAACAACATTTGGAAAAAAGCTAAAAATGCTGGTCCTCCAGTTAATACCTACTTAAATGAAGAAATATCAGGTTTAACCCCTGATGGAAAAGTGGCTTTCTTTTTCTACGCCAACGAACAAGGCAATGCTGATATTTTCATATCTGAAATCAGTAATCTTTCGTTCAAAAGACCAGTATCCGCTGGTAGTTATGTGAATACTGATAACTTTGAAAATGGAGCAACATTCACACCTGATGGAAAGAAACTAATTTTCGCTAGTTCAATGCCTGGCGGTCTAGGAGGGATGGACCTTTATATGAGTTATTTACTTCCGAACGGTGAATGGGGAGAACCCATCAATCTTGGCCCAAATATTAATACATCCCTTGATGAAGATTATCCTTATTTTGCACCCGATGGTAAAACTTTTATTTTCTCATCGAATGGTCATCCAGGCATGGGAGGTTATGATTTATTTAAATGTACGTATGACCCCGAAAAAAACATTTTTTCAAAACCTGTGAATTTAGGTTATCCTGTTAATACACCCGACGACGAATTCACCATCTCTTTTACTCGCTCCATGCGCTATGCTTACATGAGTCTTTTCCGGCCTAATGGCATTGGTGATCTCGATATATACCGCCTTATCTTTTCTAACGTTCCTCCTCCAGCAACTCTCATTCATGGATATGTTCTTACTTCCGACAGTACCCCATATTTTCAGAAACTCCATGCCATGAAGGAACAGTATCATCAGTATAAAACATTATGGGATTCTATTGTGAAAACTTATCCTTCAAAAACTAAGCTTAGTGATATCGAACAATATCATCCTGATGTAGCCGAAACCAAAAAGATGCTTGAAGAGCAATTAAAAAATATGCCTCAAGAGATGATAATAAAACTTTACGATCTGAAAAACAATAACCTTTATGGACAATACAAGCCTTCTAAAACGACAAGTAAATTCATCATTATCGCTGCTCCTGGTGAATATAAAATTGAACTCAACCTGCCACCATACCAACCCATTGAAAAAAAGATAATCATACCAGAAGGAGAAAATTCCGACGTTCCTCAAAAAATTAACCTGGTTCTTACACAATAATCAAATGCTAGAGAATAATCAAATGCCTTTAAAATTAACTCGACCTCTTGTTTTTTTCGATATTGAAGCAACTGGAATTTTGATCCATAAGGATCGAATTATTGAAATCTTTCTACTTCGAATCGACCCCGACGGGAAGGAACATTCCATGCATCAGCTTTTTAACCCCGAAATGCCCATCCCACCAACATCAACAGCCATCCATGGCATAAGAGACGAAGATGTGGCAAATAAGCCTACGTTTAAAGATAAAGCCCATGAAATTCTCCAATTTATTGGCAATGCTGATTTGGCAGGTTACAATTGTCTACGATTCGATGTTCCGTTACTTGTAGAAGAATTTTTAAAGTGTGATATTGATTTTGATGTATCGCAACGACGCATCATTGATGTTATGAATATCTTTCATCGGATGGAACCTAGAAATTTGAGAGCAGCCTACAAGTTCTATTGCAACAAAGATATCGAAAATGCTCACACCGCTCAAGCTGACACCTTAGCAACATGGGAGATTTTTCAAGCGCAGTTACATCGATATGAAAATCAACCCCTACCCCACACCGAATCAGAAATATTTAAGATAGATCTTAACTTTCTTGAGAAACTTAGTCGATTTGATAATAATGCTGATTTAGCAGGTCACATCAAATTCAATGATGATGGCGTTGAGGTTTTTGCATTTGGAAAATACTTAGGTGAAAGTGTCGAGGAAGTTTTCAAACGTGAACCTCAATATTACGATTGGATTATGAAAAGTCAATTTCCCTTAAGCACTAAGCAAGTAGTTACCAAAATTCGTCTTCGCATGTTTAATCAAGGTAATAACACCATCAAATGAAAATTATCTGTATTGGCAGAAATTACATAGATCATGTAAAAGAAATGAACAACAAAATTCCAGAATATCCTGTTTTTTTCGTTAAAAGTGAGAATTCTTTACTTCTTCCTGGAGAAAACTTTCGAATCCCAGATTTTAGCAACGAAATTCATTATGAAGGCGAACTTGTTTTTCGTGTTGATGAAAACATCAAAAATACTTCCGAAGAAGAAGCAATGAAATATGTTAGTGCTGTTACCATAGGCATTGATTTTACTGCTCGCGACATACAAAGAAGATGTATAGAACGAGGCGAACCGTGGGAAATTGCCAAATCGTTCGACGGGTCAGCTGCAGTCGGAAAATTCCTCCCATTTAGTTTATCACAACTTCCCTATCATTTTTCCCTCAAAAGAAATGAGACTATCATGCAGGCATCATCATCCGACCAAATGATCTTTTCTTTAAGTAAACTCATTGCTTATGTATCAAAATTTATGACCCTTTGTAAAAACGACTTAATTTTTACTGGTACCCCTTCTGGTATTGGTAAGGTCGAAC
The DNA window shown above is from Bacteroidales bacterium and carries:
- the rfbD gene encoding dTDP-4-dehydrorhamnose reductase; translated protein: MNVEKILVLGADGQLGSKLKQLHSFFSPHVFFFRDLPELDITQKSNLISEVERLSPSIIINAAAYTNVDQAEIEKEKAFLVNAYAVENISKICEEHHIFLIHISTDYVFDGKKSTPYDETDPVNPKSVYGQSKLEGELLMKKILSRGVIIRTSWLYNETGHNFVRTILKLSQEKSFLQVVYDQIGTPTWAEDLARICLHVAFHKEKIQSVEIFHYSNEGVASWYDFAQEILFQKQINIPIIPIRTSQMPRPAPRPSFSVLSKEKLKAFFNIVIPYWKDSLSLCLKNMNEPYGKLSG
- a CDS encoding endonuclease, with amino-acid sequence MKLLMPIFLFLSLWIISQIPAGYYDPAEGLTGESLKLALHNIISSNVQVLSYSALWQAYTRTDVKPNGKIWDIYSDIPGGTPPYEYTPITNQCGNYNSEGDCYNREHVVPSSWFNDASPMYTDLYMVLPTDGYVNNKRGNYPYGNIASATWVSMNGSKLGPFSGSGYSGTVFMPIDSFKGDVARIFFYVTVRYMDRIPSWQSPVYQNGDLASWAEQLFIQWHELDPVSTKERLRNDSVFKIQKNRNPFVDHPEWVYSIWGPTASNMDNSKNSFSFYFDPTSAKIYLTNPEPEKTFHVSIFSQDGKLIYAGINETIIDLSSFQYGFYWLIFENSSMKTIEKIIFLRSQ
- a CDS encoding fumarylacetoacetate hydrolase family protein; translation: MKIICIGRNYIDHVKEMNNKIPEYPVFFVKSENSLLLPGENFRIPDFSNEIHYEGELVFRVDENIKNTSEEEAMKYVSAVTIGIDFTARDIQRRCIERGEPWEIAKSFDGSAAVGKFLPFSLSQLPYHFSLKRNETIMQASSSDQMIFSLSKLIAYVSKFMTLCKNDLIFTGTPSGIGKVERGDVLKGFINDILLLEVKVV
- a CDS encoding exonuclease domain-containing protein → MPLKLTRPLVFFDIEATGILIHKDRIIEIFLLRIDPDGKEHSMHQLFNPEMPIPPTSTAIHGIRDEDVANKPTFKDKAHEILQFIGNADLAGYNCLRFDVPLLVEEFLKCDIDFDVSQRRIIDVMNIFHRMEPRNLRAAYKFYCNKDIENAHTAQADTLATWEIFQAQLHRYENQPLPHTESEIFKIDLNFLEKLSRFDNNADLAGHIKFNDDGVEVFAFGKYLGESVEEVFKREPQYYDWIMKSQFPLSTKQVVTKIRLRMFNQGNNTIK
- a CDS encoding SDR family oxidoreductase codes for the protein MRKKILVTGGAGFLGSHLCEKLLNDGHEVICLDNYFTGSKENILHLMNNPFFELIRHDVINPIFLEVDEIYHLACPASPIHYQYNPIKTIKTSVMGAINMLGLAKRIKAKILQASTSEVYGDPTIHPQVEEYWGNVNPIGPRSCYDEGKRCAESLFLNYHKQNGVRIKIARIFNTYGPRMHPNDGRVVSNFIIQALKNEDITVYGDGMQTRSFCFVDDMVDGLIKLMNTSDEIIGPINLGNPVEISILHLAHLIIELTSSRSKIRFEPKPEDDPIQRQPDITKAKTLLNWEPSTPLREGLLKTIDYFRNKI
- a CDS encoding nitrilase family protein; translation: MDVLRWALLEWDVKWKDPFANFKIVEKILPQLRDYTDIVSMPEMFATGFVRDPSDIADTPDGVIVSWLKEKANEFQLCLTGTAAIKDGDLIYNRLIFVTPYGKLFTYDKKHLFRMAGEHKKYGSGSQSTIFNYHDWKIKPLICYDLRFPVWARNKFVNNEYEYDILFYPANWPTSRIHIWETLLKARSIENMAITIGINRTGVDGNGWEYCGKSTACFPDGTELDALVLKSDDITAKIYSLNYNALKQFRESFPVALDWDSFSIINT
- a CDS encoding phospho-sugar mutase; amino-acid sequence: MENYLDKVQHWLNGPYDEETKTQILYLQNNKPEELKEAFSEELEFGTGGLRGIMGVGPNRMNKYTVGAATQGLANFLKKQYPNQSIAVAISYDSRNNSKFFAELAASILSANGIKVFMFNELRPTPELSFTVRYFYCKAGIMITASHNPPEYNGYKVYGEDGGQVVSPYDQMIINEVRAITSPDQINFTPDSSLIHILDNNFDTFYIQAIRKSILQPDVIKKKSDLSIVYTPLHGTGYRLMEEALKDIGFTNVFVVPEQAVIDGNFPTVKYPNPEDPEAMQLAIEYAKQRNADLVIASDPDADRLGVGIKTSDGNYLLLNGNQIATILLYYTLSTKKSKNELPPHGMIIKTIVTTELIREIAKDFNVKMYDVLTGFKYIAEIIRKKEGEELFLGGCEESYGYLGNDMIRDKDGIMAGCMIAEVAAYCALQNKTLLDYLNDIYEKYGFYMEEQVSLTKKGLQGKEEIKAMMEKLRQNPPQTIASKQVIKIKDFLTREEVDLPSKNIQTISLPKSNVLQYFLDDESKITVRPSGTEPKIKFYFEVKIHPFSTEAKTLAHQKINVLKEFFLEL